A DNA window from Bradyrhizobium sp. CCBAU 53421 contains the following coding sequences:
- the pssA gene encoding CDP-diacylglycerol--serine O-phosphatidyltransferase has product MPFDPNSSELRRRRFRPIPVRMLVPNMITLLAICAGLTAIRLSTEGRMELAVAAIVFAAILDGIDGRVARMIKGQSKFGAELDSLADFVNFGVAPGLILYFWQLHELNNGGWIAAMVFAISGGLRLARFNASIDDPNKPAFAANYFTGVPAPAGAITVLLPIYLAFLGVPMPPATLTAFYTLLIAFLMVSRLPVFSGKTVKMRVPPEMVLPVFVAVVFFVALLIGYPWHILSAGSVAYLISLPWGWKSYRDQERQLAAQTQGASAPVAASPAAPYTPQGTDTDRDDRPTHLH; this is encoded by the coding sequence ATGCCATTCGATCCCAATTCCAGCGAGTTGCGCCGCCGCCGGTTCCGCCCGATCCCGGTGCGGATGCTGGTGCCGAACATGATCACGCTGCTGGCGATCTGCGCCGGCCTCACCGCGATCCGGCTATCGACGGAAGGGCGGATGGAGCTTGCGGTCGCCGCCATCGTGTTCGCCGCGATCCTCGACGGCATCGATGGCCGCGTCGCCCGCATGATCAAGGGCCAGTCGAAATTCGGCGCCGAGCTCGACAGCCTCGCCGATTTCGTCAATTTCGGCGTCGCGCCGGGCCTGATCCTGTACTTCTGGCAGCTGCATGAGCTGAACAATGGCGGCTGGATCGCCGCGATGGTGTTCGCGATCTCGGGCGGCCTGCGGCTAGCGCGCTTCAACGCCTCGATCGACGACCCCAACAAGCCGGCCTTCGCCGCCAACTATTTCACCGGCGTGCCGGCGCCGGCCGGTGCGATCACTGTGCTGCTGCCGATCTATCTCGCCTTCCTCGGCGTGCCGATGCCGCCGGCGACGCTGACGGCGTTCTACACGCTCTTGATCGCCTTCCTGATGGTGTCGCGACTGCCGGTGTTCTCCGGCAAGACCGTGAAGATGCGCGTGCCGCCGGAGATGGTGCTGCCGGTGTTCGTTGCCGTGGTGTTCTTCGTCGCGCTGCTGATCGGCTATCCCTGGCACATCCTGTCGGCGGGCTCGGTCGCCTATTTGATCAGCCTGCCCTGGGGCTGGAAGTCCTATCGCGACCAGGAGCGCCAGCTCGCGGCGCAGACGCAGGGTGCGAGTGCGCCGGTGGCGGCGTCGCCTGCGGCTCCCTACACGCCGCAGGGCACTGACACGGACCGCGACGATCGTCCGACGCATCTGCACTGA
- a CDS encoding phosphatidylserine decarboxylase: protein MSIANSIRAQIPPIHPEGYPFIGGFALASLILFWIWTPLGWIGTLLTVWCALFFRDPVRVTPLRDGIVVSPADGRVSMVVQALPPAELGLGDKPLPRVSVFMSVFNCHVNRSPVAGRIDRIAYRPGAFINAELDKASEDNERNSLVISSANGRIGVVQIAGLVARRIVCFVKEGQSIGAGERFGLIRFGSRLDVYLPEGTKALVSEGQTAVAGETILADFRNADPGRTYRAD from the coding sequence ATGTCGATCGCCAATTCCATCCGCGCGCAGATCCCGCCGATCCACCCGGAGGGCTATCCCTTCATTGGCGGCTTCGCTCTGGCGAGCCTGATCCTGTTCTGGATCTGGACCCCGCTGGGCTGGATCGGGACGCTGCTCACGGTCTGGTGTGCGCTGTTCTTCCGCGATCCCGTCCGCGTGACGCCATTGCGCGACGGCATTGTGGTGTCGCCGGCCGATGGGCGCGTCTCCATGGTGGTGCAGGCGCTGCCCCCGGCCGAACTCGGTCTCGGCGACAAGCCGCTGCCGCGGGTCTCGGTGTTCATGAGCGTGTTCAACTGCCACGTGAACCGCAGCCCGGTGGCAGGCCGCATCGACCGCATCGCCTACCGGCCCGGCGCCTTCATCAATGCCGAGCTCGACAAGGCGAGCGAGGACAATGAGCGCAACTCGCTAGTGATCTCGAGCGCCAACGGCCGCATCGGCGTGGTCCAGATCGCCGGCCTCGTGGCGCGCCGCATCGTCTGCTTCGTCAAGGAGGGCCAGTCGATCGGCGCCGGCGAACGCTTCGGCCTGATCCGGTTCGGCTCGCGGCTCGACGTTTACCTGCCCGAAGGCACCAAGGCCCTGGTCTCCGAGGGGCAGACCGCGGTCGCCGGCGAGACCATCCTGGCGGATTTCCGCAACGCCGATCCGGGCCGCACCTACCGCGCCGATTAA
- a CDS encoding RraA family protein: protein MTTSASAPLPASVLEALARYDTPTICNAMEIVAPERRLIGYTVKPLVCPFPTLPPIVGYARTVAIRSVLKSGLSAEEQSKRRIDYYEYVGTGFGPRISVIQDIDGPDVGYGAFWGEVQSAVHKALGCLGVITDGSIRDIPQWAPGFQALAGSIGPSHAWVHAESFGGEVRVAGMTVRSDDLIHADSHGAIVIPYDVAAKLPEAAELCGRRETPILDIARSKDFSLEKLKEALKRSAEIH from the coding sequence GTGACGACATCCGCTTCCGCCCCGCTGCCTGCTTCCGTCCTCGAGGCGTTGGCGCGCTATGATACGCCGACGATCTGCAACGCGATGGAGATCGTGGCGCCGGAGCGCCGTCTGATCGGCTACACCGTGAAGCCGCTGGTCTGCCCGTTCCCGACCTTGCCGCCGATCGTCGGCTATGCGCGCACGGTCGCGATCCGCTCGGTGCTGAAGTCCGGCCTCTCGGCCGAGGAGCAATCGAAGCGCCGCATCGACTATTACGAATATGTCGGCACCGGCTTCGGTCCGCGCATCTCCGTCATCCAGGACATCGACGGTCCCGACGTCGGCTACGGTGCGTTCTGGGGTGAGGTGCAGAGCGCCGTGCACAAGGCGCTGGGCTGCCTCGGCGTCATCACCGACGGCTCGATCCGCGACATTCCGCAATGGGCGCCGGGCTTCCAGGCGCTGGCCGGCTCGATCGGCCCGTCGCATGCCTGGGTGCATGCCGAAAGTTTTGGCGGCGAGGTCCGCGTTGCCGGCATGACGGTGCGCTCCGACGACCTGATCCACGCCGACAGCCACGGCGCGATCGTGATCCCCTATGATGTCGCGGCCAAGCTGCCCGAGGCTGCCGAGTTGTGCGGCCGCCGCGAGACCCCGATCCTGGACATCGCGCGCTCCAAGGACTTCTCGCTCGAGAAGCTGAAGGAAGCCCTGAAGCGTTCGGCGGAAATCCACTGA
- a CDS encoding TIGR00730 family Rossman fold protein: protein MNQIKTVCVYCGSGPGNNPRFVEAAIALGKAFADNNVRLVYGGGSIGLMGAVAKSTLDHGGSVTGIIPEFLRARENALTSIQEMIVTPDMHERKRLMFERSDAFVALPGGIGTLEELVEQLTWQQLGRHSKPILLANIDNFWEPLLSLLNHMCTTEFIRPTLPINVLMADRVDDILPRLRSAVAGKPAAAKELAPEVARRL, encoded by the coding sequence ATGAACCAAATCAAGACTGTCTGTGTTTATTGCGGCTCCGGCCCCGGTAACAATCCCCGCTTCGTTGAAGCTGCCATCGCACTCGGCAAGGCCTTTGCCGACAACAACGTGCGCCTGGTCTATGGCGGCGGCTCGATCGGCCTGATGGGCGCGGTCGCGAAATCCACCCTCGATCATGGCGGCTCCGTCACCGGCATCATTCCGGAATTCCTGCGGGCGCGCGAGAATGCGCTGACCTCGATTCAGGAAATGATCGTCACCCCCGACATGCATGAGCGCAAGCGGCTGATGTTCGAGCGCTCCGATGCGTTCGTGGCACTGCCCGGCGGCATCGGCACGCTGGAGGAACTGGTCGAGCAATTGACCTGGCAGCAGCTCGGCCGTCACTCCAAGCCGATCCTGCTCGCCAACATCGACAACTTCTGGGAGCCCCTGCTCTCGCTGTTGAACCATATGTGCACGACCGAGTTCATCCGCCCGACGCTGCCGATCAACGTACTGATGGCCGACCGCGTCGACGACATCCTGCCGCGGCTGCGTTCCGCAGTGGCCGGCAAGCCGGCGGCCGCGAAGGAGCTCGCCCCCGAAGTGGCGCGGCGGCTCTGA
- a CDS encoding VOC family protein gives MIDHVSVGVRDLERAARFYEPTLAALGLSRLVTRPATIGFGKAYPEFWINLRATMAHVAHESGSHICLRAKTTAEVDAFHAAALASGGLSDGPPGLRPHDRVRYYAAFVLDPDGNRIEAVTFPSA, from the coding sequence ATGATCGACCACGTCTCCGTCGGCGTCCGCGATCTCGAGCGCGCGGCGCGGTTCTATGAACCGACGCTGGCCGCGCTCGGCCTGAGCCGTCTCGTCACGCGGCCGGCGACGATCGGTTTCGGCAAGGCCTATCCCGAGTTCTGGATCAATCTGCGCGCCACGATGGCGCATGTCGCGCATGAGAGCGGCAGCCATATCTGCCTGCGCGCGAAAACCACCGCCGAGGTCGATGCCTTCCACGCCGCCGCGCTGGCGTCAGGCGGTCTCTCCGATGGTCCCCCGGGCCTGCGCCCGCACGACCGCGTGCGCTACTACGCCGCCTTCGTCCTCGATCCCGACGGCAACCGCATCGAGGCCGTGACGTTTCCGAGTGCATGA
- a CDS encoding GNAT family N-acetyltransferase, producing MSRSAPALRPYLPDDAPLLAAIFAASIMDLTGDDYSEAQQEAWAMAADDEEAFGKKLAGQLTLIATLQGAPVGFASLKGADHIDMLYVHPSAVGQGVGAALCDALEKIASARGTKILKVDASDTALEFFRKRGYAAQQRNSVTIGDEWLANTTMQKQLDGVATPGGHA from the coding sequence ATGAGCCGATCCGCACCCGCATTGCGCCCGTATCTTCCCGACGATGCGCCGCTGCTGGCGGCGATCTTCGCGGCGTCGATCATGGACCTGACCGGCGACGATTACAGCGAGGCGCAGCAGGAAGCATGGGCGATGGCCGCCGATGACGAGGAGGCCTTCGGCAAGAAGCTCGCCGGGCAGCTCACGCTGATCGCGACCTTGCAGGGCGCGCCGGTCGGTTTCGCCTCGCTGAAGGGAGCCGATCACATCGACATGCTCTATGTGCATCCGAGCGCCGTGGGGCAGGGCGTCGGCGCCGCGCTGTGCGATGCGCTGGAGAAGATCGCGAGTGCCCGCGGCACCAAGATCCTTAAGGTCGATGCCAGCGACACCGCGCTCGAATTCTTCCGCAAGCGCGGCTACGCCGCGCAGCAGCGCAATTCGGTCACTATCGGCGACGAATGGCTCGCCAACACCACGATGCAGAAGCAGCTCGACGGCGTTGCGACGCCTGGAGGCCACGCATGA
- a CDS encoding ABC transporter ATP-binding protein/permease, protein MVPPQQTVTAAGQPTATTPAAEKGTLLGTLVHLWPHIWPGDRADLKMRVIWSVVLLLFAKLATLSVPFTFKWAIDALNGTGSAPVATSNWVVWLIASPVLMTISYGAVRIIMAVLTQWRDGIFARVAMHAVRRLAYITFVHMHELSLRFHLERKTGGLTRVLERGRSGIETIVRMVILQLIPTIVEVTLLAAVLLWQFDWRYVLAVLITVVVFMYYTYIATEWRIEIRRKMNDSDTEANTKAIDSLLNYETVKYFGAEEREARRYDRSMERYEQASVKTYTSLAVLNTGQAIIFTAGLTATMLMCAFGIRNGTHTIGDFVLINSMMIQLYQPLNFMGMVYREIKQAIIDIEKMFDVLARDPEVKDVPGAKPLVVSSGSVRFEDVRFAYEADRQILKGLSFEVPAGKTVAIVGPSGAGKSTISRLLFRLYDVSSGRILIDGQDIKTVTQASLRSAIGMVPQDTVLFNDTIRYNIRYGRWDAGDDEVEEAARLAQIDGFIRMSPQGYETQVGERGLKLSGGEKQRVAIARTVLKAPPILVLDEATSALDSHTEHEIQGALERVSRNRTSLVIAHRLSTIVGADEIIVLDQGRIAERGTHARLLAADGLYASMWNRQREAEEARERLAQVGDDGSAPNRLPPAVTESSEDSAPVGGEKPLPTAAE, encoded by the coding sequence ATGGTGCCACCGCAACAGACTGTGACCGCTGCCGGTCAGCCGACGGCCACGACGCCGGCGGCCGAGAAGGGGACGCTGCTCGGCACCCTCGTACATCTCTGGCCCCACATCTGGCCCGGCGATCGCGCTGATCTGAAGATGCGCGTGATCTGGTCGGTGGTGCTGCTGCTGTTCGCCAAGCTCGCGACGCTGTCGGTTCCGTTCACCTTCAAATGGGCGATCGATGCGCTGAACGGCACGGGATCGGCGCCGGTCGCGACCTCGAACTGGGTGGTCTGGCTGATCGCCTCGCCGGTGCTGATGACGATCAGCTACGGCGCGGTGCGCATCATCATGGCGGTGCTGACGCAGTGGCGCGACGGCATCTTCGCCCGCGTCGCAATGCACGCGGTGCGGCGGCTCGCCTACATCACCTTCGTGCACATGCACGAGCTGTCGCTGCGTTTCCACCTCGAGCGCAAGACCGGCGGCCTGACCCGCGTGCTGGAGCGCGGCCGCTCCGGCATCGAGACCATCGTGCGGATGGTGATCCTGCAGCTGATCCCGACCATCGTGGAGGTCACGCTGCTGGCGGCGGTGCTGCTGTGGCAGTTCGACTGGCGCTACGTGCTCGCGGTGCTGATCACGGTCGTCGTGTTCATGTACTACACCTACATCGCGACCGAGTGGCGGATCGAGATCCGCCGCAAGATGAACGATTCCGACACCGAGGCGAACACCAAGGCAATCGACTCGCTGCTCAACTACGAGACAGTGAAGTATTTCGGCGCCGAGGAGCGCGAGGCGCGGCGCTACGATCGCTCGATGGAGCGCTACGAGCAGGCCAGCGTGAAGACCTATACCTCGCTCGCCGTGCTCAATACCGGGCAGGCGATCATCTTCACCGCGGGGCTGACCGCGACCATGCTGATGTGCGCGTTCGGTATCCGCAACGGCACCCACACCATCGGCGATTTCGTGCTGATCAATTCGATGATGATCCAGCTCTACCAGCCGCTGAACTTCATGGGCATGGTCTACCGCGAGATCAAGCAGGCGATCATCGACATCGAGAAGATGTTCGACGTGCTGGCGCGCGATCCCGAGGTGAAGGACGTGCCGGGCGCCAAGCCGCTCGTGGTGTCGTCCGGTAGCGTGCGCTTCGAGGACGTCCGCTTCGCCTATGAGGCGGACCGGCAGATCCTCAAGGGCCTGAGCTTCGAGGTGCCGGCCGGCAAGACGGTCGCGATCGTCGGTCCGTCCGGTGCCGGCAAGTCGACGATCTCGCGGCTGTTGTTCCGGCTCTATGATGTATCGAGCGGCCGCATCCTGATCGACGGCCAGGACATCAAGACCGTGACCCAGGCCTCGCTGCGCTCGGCGATCGGCATGGTGCCGCAGGACACCGTGCTGTTCAACGACACCATCCGTTACAACATCCGCTATGGCCGCTGGGATGCCGGCGACGACGAGGTGGAGGAGGCGGCGCGGCTGGCGCAGATCGACGGCTTCATCCGGATGTCGCCGCAGGGTTACGAGACCCAGGTCGGCGAACGCGGCCTGAAACTCTCGGGCGGCGAGAAGCAGCGTGTCGCGATCGCGCGCACGGTGTTGAAGGCGCCGCCGATCCTGGTGCTGGACGAGGCGACCTCCGCGCTCGACAGCCACACCGAGCACGAGATTCAGGGCGCGCTGGAGCGGGTTTCGCGCAACCGCACCTCGCTGGTGATCGCGCACCGGCTGTCGACCATCGTCGGCGCCGACGAGATCATCGTGCTGGATCAGGGCCGGATCGCCGAGCGCGGCACCCACGCGCGGCTTTTGGCGGCCGACGGCCTCTATGCCAGCATGTGGAACCGGCAGCGCGAAGCTGAGGAGGCCCGCGAACGGCTCGCCCAGGTCGGCGACGATGGCTCCGCGCCGAATCGGCTGCCGCCGGCAGTCACTGAATCGTCGGAGGATTCCGCCCCGGTTGGCGGCGAGAAGCCCTTGCCGACCGCCGCGGAATAG
- a CDS encoding TerC family protein, translated as MSELFTLDALSALLQVVVIDLVLAGDNAVVIGLAAAGLPAKQRGKAILIGIGAATLLRILFALLTTQLMQIVGLLLAGGILLLWVCWKMWRELRSTMHETTAADGTDGAEGQRKTLWQATTQIIVADVSMSLDNVLAVAGAAREQPIVLVFGLALSIAMMGAAATFIAKLLQNHRWIAYVGLAVILYVAVDMTIRGASEIAKVAPV; from the coding sequence ATGTCCGAACTGTTTACACTCGACGCCCTCAGCGCGTTGCTGCAGGTCGTCGTCATCGACCTCGTGCTGGCCGGCGACAACGCAGTCGTGATCGGCCTCGCCGCGGCCGGCCTGCCGGCGAAGCAACGCGGCAAGGCGATCCTGATCGGCATCGGTGCCGCGACGCTGCTGCGCATCCTGTTCGCGCTGCTCACCACGCAATTGATGCAGATCGTCGGCCTGCTATTGGCCGGCGGCATCCTGCTGCTGTGGGTGTGCTGGAAGATGTGGCGCGAGCTGCGTTCGACCATGCATGAGACCACGGCGGCAGATGGCACCGATGGCGCCGAGGGCCAGCGCAAGACGCTGTGGCAAGCGACGACGCAGATCATCGTCGCCGACGTCTCGATGTCGCTCGACAACGTGCTCGCGGTTGCCGGCGCGGCGCGCGAGCAGCCGATCGTGCTGGTGTTCGGCCTCGCGCTCTCGATCGCGATGATGGGCGCCGCCGCCACCTTCATCGCAAAGCTCTTACAGAACCACCGCTGGATCGCCTATGTCGGCCTTGCCGTGATCCTCTATGTCGCCGTCGACATGACCATTCGCGGCGCGTCCGAGATCGCGAAGGTCGCGCCGGTCTGA
- the cimA gene encoding citramalate synthase, which translates to MSRERLYLFDTTLRDGAQTNGVDFTLQDKQVIAGMLDALGIDYVEGGYPGANPTDTEFFSKKPAFDHARFTAFGMTRRPGRSASNDPGLAGILEAKADAICFVAKSSAYQVRVALETTNEENLASIRDSVAAAKALGREVMVDCEHFFDGYKENRDYALACAKAAHEAGARWVVLCDTNGGTMPHEIETIVADVVKQVPGAHVGIHAHNDTEQAVANSLAAVRAGARQIQGTLNGLGERCGNANLCSLIPTLKLKREFAEKFEIGVTTEKLATLVKVSRTLDDMLNRAPNRHAAYVGESAFVTKTGIHASAVMKDPQTYEHVLPDSVGNHRKVLVSDQAGRSNVMAELDRAGIAYDKSDPRLTRLVEELKEREAAGFAYESANASFDLLARRTLGKVPEYFKVEQFDVNVEQRYNANGQRVTVALAVVKVDVDGERLISAAEGNGPVNALDVALRKDLGKYQKYIDGLKLIDYRVRILNGGTEAVTRVLIESEDETGESWTTVGVSPNIIDASFQALMDSVFYKLVKSGAQP; encoded by the coding sequence ATGAGCCGCGAGCGCCTCTATCTGTTCGACACCACGCTGCGCGACGGCGCACAGACCAATGGCGTCGACTTCACGTTGCAGGACAAGCAGGTGATCGCGGGCATGCTCGACGCGCTCGGCATCGACTATGTCGAGGGCGGTTATCCCGGCGCCAATCCGACCGACACCGAATTCTTCAGCAAAAAGCCGGCGTTCGACCATGCGCGCTTCACCGCGTTCGGGATGACGCGGCGGCCGGGCCGCTCGGCCTCGAACGATCCGGGGCTCGCCGGCATCCTCGAGGCCAAAGCGGACGCGATCTGCTTCGTCGCAAAGTCCTCCGCCTATCAGGTCCGCGTCGCGCTCGAGACCACCAACGAGGAGAACCTCGCCTCGATCCGCGACAGCGTCGCGGCCGCCAAGGCGCTCGGCCGCGAGGTGATGGTCGACTGCGAGCATTTCTTCGACGGCTACAAGGAGAACCGCGACTACGCGCTCGCCTGCGCCAAAGCCGCCCATGAGGCCGGCGCGCGCTGGGTGGTGCTGTGCGACACCAATGGCGGCACCATGCCGCATGAGATCGAGACCATCGTCGCCGATGTCGTCAAGCAGGTGCCCGGCGCCCATGTCGGCATCCACGCCCATAACGACACCGAGCAGGCGGTGGCCAATTCGCTGGCTGCGGTGCGCGCCGGCGCGCGGCAGATCCAGGGCACGCTCAACGGCCTCGGCGAGCGCTGCGGCAACGCCAATCTCTGCTCGCTGATCCCGACCCTCAAGCTGAAGCGGGAATTTGCCGAAAAATTCGAGATCGGCGTCACCACGGAGAAGCTGGCGACGCTGGTGAAGGTGTCGCGCACGCTCGACGACATGCTGAACCGCGCGCCGAACCGGCATGCCGCTTATGTCGGCGAGAGCGCCTTCGTCACCAAAACCGGCATCCATGCCTCGGCCGTGATGAAGGATCCGCAGACTTATGAGCACGTGCTGCCGGATTCCGTCGGCAACCATCGCAAGGTGCTGGTCTCCGATCAGGCCGGCCGTTCCAACGTGATGGCCGAGCTCGACCGCGCCGGCATCGCCTATGACAAGAGCGACCCGCGGCTGACGCGGCTGGTCGAGGAGTTGAAGGAGCGCGAGGCCGCAGGCTTTGCCTATGAATCCGCCAATGCGTCGTTCGACCTCTTGGCGCGCCGCACGCTCGGCAAGGTGCCGGAATATTTCAAGGTCGAGCAGTTCGACGTCAATGTCGAGCAGCGCTACAACGCCAACGGCCAGCGTGTCACGGTGGCGCTCGCGGTGGTGAAGGTCGACGTCGACGGCGAGCGGCTGATCTCGGCCGCCGAAGGCAACGGTCCGGTCAACGCGCTCGACGTGGCGCTGCGCAAGGACCTCGGCAAGTACCAGAAATACATCGATGGCCTGAAGCTGATCGACTACCGCGTGCGTATCCTCAATGGCGGCACCGAGGCGGTCACGCGCGTGCTGATCGAAAGCGAGGACGAGACCGGCGAGAGCTGGACCACGGTCGGCGTCTCGCCCAACATCATCGACGCCTCGTTCCAGGCGCTGATGGATTCGGTGTTTTACAAGTTGGTGAAGTCGGGCGCGCAGCCGTGA